One Glycine max cultivar Williams 82 chromosome 3, Glycine_max_v4.0, whole genome shotgun sequence DNA window includes the following coding sequences:
- the LOC102667337 gene encoding uncharacterized protein: protein MAYESCEQSYNYLPVRLSTAQHFVSSTILKYKTSSSMEDDDDDPPRVILNHVFWAFNPCIEGFKYCKSLVQVDGTFLTGKYRGTLLTTIGQDGSRNNFPLAFEIIESEIKEAWM from the coding sequence ATGGCATATGAAAGTTGCGAACAATCATACAATTACCTGCCTGTAAGGTTGTCAACTGCTCAACATTTtgtatcaagtaccatactaaAATACAAAACTTCATCTTCAATGGAGGACGATGACGATGACCCTCCTAGGGTGATTCTTAATCATGTATTTTGGGCGTTTAACCCATGCATTGAAGGATTCAAATATTGCAAGTCACTTGTGCAAGTAGATGGGACATTTTTAACTGGCAAATATCGTGGTACTTTGTTGACTACCATTGGACAAGATGGAAGTAGGAACAATTTTCCACTTGCTTTTGAAATTATTGAGAGCGAGATTAAAGAAGCTTGGATGTGA
- the PIP1-1 gene encoding aquaporin PIP1-1 produces the protein MEGKEEDVRVGANRYGERQPIGTAAQAKDYREPPSAPLFEPGELSSWSFYRAGIAEFVATFLFLYITVLTVMGVFKSKSKCSTVGIQGIAWAFGGMIFALVYSTAGISGGHINPAVTFGLFLARKLSLTRAIFYIIMQCLGAICGAGVVKGFEPHLYERLGGGANTIAKGYTNSAGLGAEIVGTFVLVYTVFSATDAKRNARDSHVPILAPLPIGFAVFLVHLATIPVTGTGINPARSLGAAIIFNKDQAWDDHWIFWVGPFIGAALAALYHQIVIRAIPFSSK, from the exons ATGGAGGGAAAAGAAGAGGACGTAAGAGTTGGAGCCAACAGGTACGGAGAGAGGCAGCCAATAGGGACCGCTGCTCAGGCTAAAGACTACAGAGAGCCACCGTCGGCGCCTCTCTTCGAACCGGGAGAGTTGTCATCGTGGTCTTTCTATAGGGCTGGCATAGCAGAGTTTGTGGCCACTTTCTTGTTCCTCTACATCACAGTGCTGACTGTGATGGGTGTGTTCAAATCTAAGAGCAAGTGTTCCACTGTGGGTATCCAAGGCATTGCTTGGGCTTTTGGGGGAATGATCTTTGCTCTTGTTTATTCCACTGCTGGAATCTCAG GGGGTCATATTAACCCAGCAGTGACGTTTGGGCTGTTCTTGGCACGCAAGCTCTCTCTGACAAGGGcaattttttacataatcatgCAGTGCTTGGGAGCTATATGTGGTGCTGGTGTAGTTAAGGGGTTCGAGCCACACCTCTATGAGAGGCTTGGTGGTGGTGCCAACACAATCGCTAAAGGGTACACCAATAGTGCTGGCCTTGGAGCAGAGATTGTTGGCACATTTGTGCTTGTTTACACTGTCTTCTCTGCCACTGATGCCAAAAGAAATGCTAGAGACTCCCATGTTCCA ATTTTGGCACCACTGCCTATTGGTTTTGCTGTGTTTCTAGTGCATTTGGCTACAATTCCTGTTACAGGGACTGGTATCAACCCTGCTAGAAGTCTAGGTGCAGCCATTATCTTCAACAAGGACCAAGCTTGGGATGACCAT TGGATATTTTGGGTTGGGCCTTTCATTGGGGCAGCACTTGCAGCTTTGTACCATCAGATAGTGATCAGGGCCATCCCCTTCTCGTCGAAGTGA